The following proteins come from a genomic window of Pyxidicoccus sp. MSG2:
- a CDS encoding DUF5953 family protein has product MIVYAPALAEDDGRTLAVVHGMERARPGLRIGMMISDEGQLLPLPDRDGFVAHESSRGEMPPLRSTDDNFRVSVTGWGIPAGLCPDGRAQFEFHVALPLSADGISAAEVLLEAVAENGRAFWGHATPISAAWDIARQTKNLPDDLAPPPRGLPAIKSPGAMRSPEIPHRLGWLNYWSAAAARAIGFPDSARDTDLLSRSRRTATGGWVVRLTEAPLELDNPAHLDALLRAYERFPEIGGRSAP; this is encoded by the coding sequence ATGATTGTCTACGCGCCTGCGCTTGCAGAGGATGATGGCCGCACTTTGGCTGTTGTTCATGGGATGGAGCGCGCACGACCAGGCTTGCGCATCGGGATGATGATTTCTGACGAAGGTCAACTGCTCCCGTTGCCGGATCGAGATGGATTCGTTGCCCATGAAAGCAGTCGTGGAGAAATGCCGCCGCTGCGCAGCACTGATGACAACTTTCGAGTGAGCGTAACAGGGTGGGGAATACCGGCGGGTCTTTGTCCTGACGGTCGGGCTCAGTTTGAATTTCATGTGGCGCTGCCGCTGTCCGCTGACGGCATCTCGGCTGCGGAGGTTCTGCTGGAAGCCGTGGCGGAGAATGGACGCGCGTTCTGGGGGCACGCGACGCCGATCAGCGCGGCCTGGGACATCGCACGTCAGACGAAGAATCTGCCCGACGACCTGGCCCCCCCTCCTCGGGGGCTGCCGGCGATCAAGTCCCCTGGTGCCATGCGCTCACCTGAAATTCCGCATCGACTGGGGTGGCTGAACTATTGGTCTGCCGCTGCTGCACGTGCCATCGGGTTCCCTGACTCAGCGCGCGACACGGACCTGCTCTCGCGCTCACGGCGCACCGCGACGGGCGGGTGGGTTGTTCGGCTCACGGAGGCGCCACTCGAGCTCGACAACCCCGCCCACCTGGACGCGCTCCTTCGGGCCTACGAGCGCTTCCCGGAGATCGGCGGGCGCTCAGCGCCTTGA
- a CDS encoding SulP family inorganic anion transporter — protein sequence MPFVATVRGYQPAWLKRDLVGALTVTALLIPENLAYAGLAGMPPAAAFYAAPAALVLYALFGSSRQLISAASAAVAVLSAATVSAMAPVGSPRFVILTTALALMAGLVSVLAGVLRLGRIAQFFSTSVLTGFVFGLALIIAIKQVPKLFGIEGSEGNFFERLWFLVTHLKATHLVTLLVGAGSLLLLLGLERVSKRLPAALLVLAASIIVTALLGLDARGVHVVGKVQAGLAAPRLPDVGLRDLLGLLPGACGIALVAFAEAIGPARMLAARHGYEVDANRELVGLGAANMGAGLFRGFSVGSSLSKSAANDAAGARTEVSALLAAGFTVLVALFLMPLIRLLPEATLAAIVVLAISGMMDVRELRRLYRLRREDFIVAMVALVGVLALDVLPGLLVAVGLSIFLMVYRASVPRMSELGRTPGTLAFSDLRHMPRPLTVPGMLILRPNEGIFFANATSLRDEVIDRLRRSPRPCQALLLDLEVTADLDVPGADMLASLRDDLKQRGVTLMLARIMSPTRRMLDRTGVTAKVGDANLHAQVLDAVVEHLSHSPAMTPEEQELLRDGMHRLRALVEEAGSTLDESEGADRERLQDLGQRLGRAESVLQGPGSTPH from the coding sequence ATGCCCTTCGTCGCGACGGTGCGCGGCTACCAGCCCGCCTGGCTGAAGCGGGACCTGGTGGGCGCGCTCACCGTCACGGCCCTCCTCATCCCGGAGAACCTGGCGTACGCGGGGCTGGCGGGCATGCCGCCAGCGGCGGCCTTCTACGCGGCGCCCGCGGCCCTGGTGCTCTATGCCCTGTTCGGCAGCTCACGCCAGCTCATCTCCGCGGCGTCCGCCGCGGTGGCGGTCCTCTCCGCCGCCACCGTGAGCGCCATGGCGCCGGTGGGCTCGCCCCGGTTCGTCATCCTGACCACGGCCCTGGCGCTGATGGCGGGACTCGTCTCGGTGCTCGCGGGCGTGCTGCGGCTGGGGCGCATCGCCCAGTTCTTCTCCACCTCCGTCCTCACCGGCTTCGTCTTCGGCCTCGCGCTCATCATCGCAATCAAACAGGTGCCCAAGCTCTTCGGCATCGAAGGGAGTGAGGGCAACTTCTTCGAGCGGCTGTGGTTCCTCGTCACGCACCTGAAGGCCACGCACCTCGTCACGCTGCTGGTGGGTGCCGGCAGCCTGCTCCTGCTGCTGGGATTGGAGCGGGTATCGAAGCGGCTCCCGGCGGCCCTGCTGGTGCTGGCGGCGTCCATCATCGTCACGGCGCTGCTGGGGTTGGACGCGCGTGGCGTGCACGTGGTGGGCAAGGTGCAGGCGGGGCTCGCCGCGCCCCGGCTGCCGGACGTGGGCCTTCGCGACCTGCTGGGCCTGCTGCCCGGCGCGTGCGGCATCGCGCTGGTGGCCTTCGCCGAGGCCATTGGACCCGCACGCATGCTGGCGGCCCGCCATGGCTACGAGGTGGATGCCAACCGGGAATTGGTGGGACTGGGCGCCGCCAACATGGGCGCCGGGCTCTTCCGGGGCTTTTCCGTCGGCTCCAGTCTGTCCAAGTCCGCGGCCAACGACGCGGCGGGGGCCCGCACGGAGGTGTCCGCGCTGCTGGCGGCCGGCTTCACGGTGCTGGTCGCCCTGTTTCTCATGCCCCTCATCCGCCTGCTGCCCGAGGCCACCCTGGCCGCCATCGTGGTGTTAGCCATCTCCGGGATGATGGACGTCCGCGAGTTGCGGCGGCTGTACCGCCTGCGGCGGGAGGACTTCATCGTAGCGATGGTGGCGCTGGTCGGCGTGCTCGCCCTGGACGTGCTGCCGGGACTGCTGGTGGCGGTGGGCCTGTCGATCTTCCTGATGGTGTACCGCGCCAGCGTGCCCCGCATGAGCGAGCTGGGACGCACGCCGGGCACCCTCGCCTTCAGCGACCTGCGCCACATGCCGCGCCCGCTGACGGTGCCGGGCATGCTCATCCTCCGCCCCAACGAAGGCATCTTCTTCGCCAACGCCACGTCCCTGCGCGACGAGGTCATCGACCGGCTGCGCCGCTCCCCACGCCCCTGTCAGGCCCTGCTGTTGGACCTGGAGGTGACCGCGGACCTGGACGTCCCCGGCGCCGACATGCTGGCCAGCCTGCGCGACGACCTGAAGCAGCGAGGCGTCACGCTGATGCTGGCGAGGATCATGTCCCCCACGCGGCGGATGCTGGACCGCACCGGCGTGACAGCGAAGGTGGGCGACGCCAACCTCCACGCCCAGGTGCTGGACGCGGTGGTGGAGCACCTGTCCCACTCCCCGGCGATGACGCCGGAGGAGCAGGAGCTGCTGCGAGATGGCATGCACCGGCTGCGCGCCCTGGTGGAGGAGGCCGGCTCCACGCTCGATGAGAGCGAGGGCGCGGACCGGGAGAGGCTCCAGGACCTGGGCCAGCGCCTGGGCCGAGCCGAGTCCGTGTTGCAGGGTCCTGGAAGCACACCGCACTGA
- a CDS encoding SulP family inorganic anion transporter: MKLSAAKMWQAVRRGVPGLRLAEGYSGRWFRADLLSALTIGAMLIPQGLAYAQIVGVRPAAGLYAGIAGMLAYALFGPSRHLIIGPEAGAAILAAAAVAPLAAGADPARYASLMALLALMVGVLSLVGGLLKAGALADFLSRPILLGYINGAALIIIGSQLARLFGLERKADDFAGQVYEVGANVQRAHLPTLLLGVGIIGVLVLLRRFLPRAPGPLILVVLTTLAGQLFQLAHGGVKVVGELSAAPPGFGLPSVQFGDVRALLPAAFSLALVNYASSVLTGRIYADKFRYPLDSNQEFIGQAVANFATAFTQGFPVTGSDSRSAVNASMGGKTQWVGVMASVVVLVFALFLTPLLRNLPMVTLGAIVMVAAVYLMEVRSIVDLWRVRPVEAVLAVVTMVGVLVLGILQGILVAVALALGDLIRRAARPHDAVLGTREGVPGYHDIERHEDAETVPGLVIYRFDAPIFFANARHLREEARALVAGAQTPVRWFVLDASAVFDLDVTAAEGLEKLRREFEEEGVVLGIAEARAPMRRMLRRTGLGERIGRENLHPTVGAAVRSFLELRAGAAGQPHGGVSPTPPAVH; this comes from the coding sequence ATGAAGCTGTCGGCGGCGAAGATGTGGCAGGCGGTGCGGCGCGGGGTGCCCGGGCTGCGGCTGGCGGAGGGCTACTCGGGCCGGTGGTTCCGGGCGGACCTGCTGTCCGCGCTCACCATTGGCGCGATGCTCATCCCCCAGGGGCTCGCCTACGCGCAGATTGTCGGCGTGCGCCCGGCGGCGGGGCTCTACGCGGGCATCGCGGGGATGCTGGCCTACGCGCTGTTCGGGCCCTCGCGGCACCTCATCATCGGGCCCGAGGCGGGGGCGGCCATCCTCGCCGCGGCGGCCGTGGCCCCGTTGGCGGCGGGGGCGGACCCCGCGCGTTATGCGTCACTGATGGCGCTGCTCGCGCTGATGGTGGGCGTGCTGAGCCTCGTGGGGGGCTTGCTGAAGGCGGGCGCGCTCGCGGACTTCCTGTCCCGGCCGATTCTGCTCGGCTACATCAACGGTGCGGCGCTGATCATCATCGGCAGCCAGCTGGCGCGGCTCTTCGGGCTGGAGCGCAAGGCGGACGACTTCGCCGGTCAGGTGTACGAGGTGGGCGCGAACGTGCAGCGGGCCCATCTGCCCACGCTGCTGCTCGGCGTGGGCATCATCGGAGTGCTGGTGCTGCTGCGGCGCTTCCTTCCGAGAGCGCCCGGCCCGCTCATCCTGGTGGTCCTGACCACGCTGGCGGGTCAGCTGTTCCAACTGGCGCACGGAGGCGTCAAGGTGGTGGGCGAGCTGTCCGCGGCGCCGCCTGGCTTCGGACTGCCTTCCGTCCAGTTCGGAGACGTACGCGCGCTGCTGCCAGCGGCCTTCAGTCTGGCGCTCGTCAACTACGCCAGCTCGGTGCTCACCGGACGCATCTACGCGGACAAGTTCCGCTACCCGCTGGATTCCAATCAGGAGTTCATCGGGCAGGCCGTCGCGAACTTCGCCACGGCCTTCACTCAGGGGTTCCCCGTCACGGGGAGCGACTCGCGCTCGGCGGTCAATGCGTCCATGGGGGGAAAGACGCAGTGGGTGGGGGTGATGGCGTCGGTGGTGGTGCTCGTCTTCGCGTTGTTCCTGACGCCGCTGCTGCGCAACCTCCCCATGGTGACGCTGGGGGCCATCGTCATGGTGGCCGCCGTGTACCTGATGGAGGTGCGGTCCATCGTGGACCTGTGGCGCGTCCGGCCGGTGGAGGCGGTGCTCGCGGTGGTGACGATGGTGGGGGTGCTGGTGCTGGGCATCCTGCAGGGCATCCTCGTCGCGGTGGCGCTGGCGCTGGGCGACCTCATCCGCCGGGCGGCCCGGCCGCACGACGCGGTGCTCGGCACGAGGGAAGGGGTGCCGGGCTACCACGACATCGAGCGGCACGAGGATGCGGAGACGGTTCCGGGGCTGGTCATCTATCGCTTCGACGCGCCGATCTTCTTCGCGAATGCGCGGCACTTGAGGGAGGAGGCCCGCGCGCTGGTGGCGGGGGCTCAAACGCCGGTGCGGTGGTTCGTGCTGGATGCGTCGGCCGTGTTCGACCTCGACGTCACCGCGGCGGAGGGGCTGGAGAAGCTGCGGAGGGAGTTCGAGGAGGAGGGCGTGGTGCTGGGCATCGCCGAGGCCCGTGCCCCGATGCGCCGGATGTTGAGGCGCACGGGGCTGGGGGAGCGGATTGGAAGGGAGAACCTCCACCCGACCGTGGGAGCGGCGGTGCGGAGCTTCCTGGAGCTTCGGGCCGGGGCAGCGGGACAGCCGCATGGAGGCGTCTCGCCGACGCCTCCCGCCGTGCATTGA
- a CDS encoding neuromedin U: protein MLGLLAWAPASLAQAPEEPAAEEQPAGEGGEASEQDLAKAVQNPVANLISVPLQDNVDFGIGASNRTRNTLNIQPVIPVSLTLDWNLITRVILPIVYQPDVAADSGGTFGLGDTSVTFFVAPAKPGKLIWGVGPALLLPTATDDVLGTGKWSAGPSVVLLVQPEPWSLGVLANNVWSVFGSDDRASVNQLLLQYFITCNLPGGWYVTSAPILTANWEADEDPWVIPFGAGAGRVFKVGGQALNGSVSAYYNAVRPEGSADWQLRLQLAFLFPQGPKKKGPP, encoded by the coding sequence GTGCTGGGACTGCTGGCGTGGGCGCCGGCCTCGCTGGCTCAGGCGCCGGAGGAACCCGCCGCCGAGGAGCAGCCGGCGGGCGAGGGCGGGGAGGCGAGCGAGCAGGACCTGGCGAAGGCCGTGCAGAACCCGGTCGCCAACCTCATCAGCGTGCCGTTGCAGGACAACGTGGACTTCGGCATCGGCGCGTCCAACCGGACGCGCAACACCCTCAACATCCAGCCGGTGATACCGGTGTCGCTGACGCTGGACTGGAACCTCATCACCCGCGTCATCCTGCCCATCGTGTATCAACCAGACGTGGCGGCGGACAGCGGGGGGACGTTCGGGCTGGGGGACACGTCGGTCACCTTCTTCGTGGCGCCCGCGAAGCCCGGGAAGCTCATCTGGGGCGTGGGGCCGGCGCTGCTGTTGCCCACGGCGACGGACGACGTCCTCGGCACGGGGAAGTGGAGTGCCGGTCCTTCGGTCGTGCTGCTCGTCCAGCCCGAGCCCTGGTCCCTGGGCGTACTGGCGAACAACGTGTGGTCCGTCTTTGGAAGCGATGACCGGGCGTCGGTGAACCAGCTGCTCCTGCAGTACTTCATCACCTGCAACCTGCCCGGGGGCTGGTACGTGACGTCGGCGCCCATCCTCACCGCCAACTGGGAGGCGGATGAGGACCCGTGGGTCATCCCCTTTGGCGCGGGCGCCGGCAGGGTCTTCAAGGTGGGCGGGCAGGCCCTGAACGGCTCGGTGAGCGCGTACTACAACGCAGTCCGTCCGGAAGGCAGCGCCGACTGGCAGCTGCGCCTCCAGCTCGCGTTCCTGTTCCCGCAAGGGCCGAAGAAGAAGGGGCCGCCGTGA
- a CDS encoding DUF6310 domain-containing protein, with product MAAPELAVGAVIVVGAVVVGIAIKEALDAHELSGSSPEEIESAPQTKPGPQAPSANRKLKPEPSGQDGFPPVPAEPMERERRPECVPKRVPPKGGNALHNWCADNVPFNAFRGANALVNGKAFDALQVVAGVLWEVKTDNFDSYPQELQDIVLRKNVRDFLVERELARACGFDFRVGVRSATHKAMLETQEPRLKGVIVLMDWC from the coding sequence TTGGCGGCGCCCGAGCTCGCTGTGGGCGCAGTGATTGTCGTTGGCGCGGTGGTGGTGGGAATCGCCATCAAGGAAGCACTGGATGCGCACGAGCTGAGCGGGAGTAGTCCGGAGGAGATCGAGTCCGCGCCCCAAACGAAGCCCGGTCCGCAGGCACCCTCAGCGAATCGAAAGCTCAAGCCAGAGCCATCAGGGCAAGACGGGTTCCCCCCGGTGCCGGCCGAGCCAATGGAGCGAGAGCGCCGCCCAGAGTGCGTTCCCAAGCGCGTTCCCCCCAAGGGCGGAAACGCCTTGCACAACTGGTGTGCTGACAACGTTCCGTTCAATGCCTTTCGCGGAGCCAATGCGCTTGTCAATGGCAAGGCGTTCGATGCTCTGCAGGTTGTCGCGGGTGTGCTTTGGGAGGTGAAGACAGATAATTTCGACTCCTACCCGCAGGAGCTTCAAGACATCGTGCTCAGAAAGAATGTGCGTGATTTCTTGGTCGAGCGAGAACTTGCGCGAGCATGCGGATTCGACTTCCGGGTCGGCGTGCGAAGCGCCACGCACAAGGCCATGTTGGAAACACAAGAGCCGCGACTCAAGGGCGTTATCGTTCTCATGGATTGGTGCTGA
- a CDS encoding HAD family hydrolase: MAPCPHRHALPVALVLVLGLVFPAAAHAQAAKADPLPSWNDGPVKQAILGFVARVTTEGSPDFLPEEERVAVFDNDGTLWQEKPVVQGAFLVERVKALAAKDPSLRQRQPFKAVLEGDVDALMEGGEKALMELFAATHANMTQEQFQAEVSQFLKTARHPKLGVPYTQLAYQPMLELLQYLRDNGFQTWISSGGGMDFMRVFSEEVYGIPPERVIGSSLAEKYEKRGGRYVLWREPRPDHLNDKEGKPVGNDLHIGRSPVFVAGNVRSGGDIAMLGASAQRRGPSFQLLINHDDATREFAYQEKDGASLRAAKEGGWNVVSMRDDWKTIFGGTR; encoded by the coding sequence ATGGCTCCATGTCCCCACCGTCACGCCCTTCCCGTCGCGCTGGTGCTCGTGCTCGGGTTGGTATTCCCGGCCGCGGCCCATGCGCAGGCCGCGAAGGCGGACCCGCTACCGTCATGGAACGACGGGCCGGTGAAGCAGGCCATCCTCGGCTTCGTCGCCCGTGTGACGACGGAGGGCAGCCCGGACTTCCTCCCGGAGGAGGAGCGCGTCGCCGTCTTCGATAACGACGGCACCCTGTGGCAGGAGAAACCGGTGGTCCAGGGCGCCTTCCTGGTGGAGCGCGTCAAGGCGCTGGCCGCGAAGGACCCGTCGCTCCGGCAGCGGCAGCCCTTCAAGGCCGTGCTGGAAGGGGACGTCGACGCCCTGATGGAGGGAGGCGAGAAGGCGCTGATGGAGTTGTTCGCCGCCACCCACGCGAACATGACGCAGGAACAGTTCCAGGCCGAGGTGAGCCAGTTCCTGAAGACGGCGCGTCACCCGAAGCTCGGCGTGCCCTACACCCAGCTCGCCTACCAGCCGATGCTCGAGTTGCTCCAGTACCTGCGCGACAACGGCTTCCAGACGTGGATCAGCTCGGGCGGGGGCATGGACTTCATGCGCGTCTTCTCCGAGGAGGTGTATGGCATTCCTCCGGAGCGCGTCATCGGCAGCAGCCTGGCGGAGAAGTACGAGAAGCGCGGCGGCCGCTACGTGTTGTGGCGCGAGCCCCGCCCGGACCATCTCAACGACAAGGAGGGCAAGCCGGTGGGCAACGACCTGCACATCGGCAGGTCCCCGGTGTTCGTCGCGGGCAATGTCCGCAGCGGTGGGGACATCGCCATGCTGGGCGCCTCCGCGCAGCGGCGCGGGCCCTCCTTCCAGCTCCTCATCAACCACGACGACGCGACCAGGGAGTTCGCCTACCAGGAGAAGGACGGGGCCTCGCTCCGGGCGGCGAAGGAGGGCGGCTGGAACGTCGTCAGCATGCGCGACGACTGGAAGACCATCTTCGGCGGGACGCGCTGA
- a CDS encoding DNA/RNA non-specific endonuclease, producing MNKLSVTMVVGLLLGGCGATQSDLGGEGVASQMEQDFGGPSGLLDFFESHSEEEIREAMTQYGVGYVVHGNVNEALISDCPKYFPSSDRNIWHTFDGEYYFIDTAGRPNRAYKFLPKITAAPRVDACQTSVGQWGDAENPSNDYDGGHLIGSQLGGWGGRANLVPQDVNFNRGNWAQLENKMATCGGLPSSRLRYYIGANYPNSTALIPNNLTMEIKNQSTGSTVSMSFSNVDLGGSNGTSERTRGVNWLSSQGCN from the coding sequence ATGAACAAGCTGTCGGTCACGATGGTTGTGGGCCTGCTGCTCGGCGGTTGCGGAGCGACGCAATCCGACCTTGGAGGCGAAGGCGTCGCCAGTCAGATGGAGCAGGACTTCGGTGGCCCGAGCGGCCTCCTGGACTTCTTCGAGAGCCACTCGGAGGAGGAGATCCGGGAGGCGATGACGCAGTACGGCGTGGGGTACGTCGTCCACGGGAACGTCAACGAAGCGCTCATCAGCGACTGCCCGAAATACTTCCCGTCGAGCGACCGGAACATCTGGCACACCTTCGACGGCGAGTACTACTTCATCGACACCGCAGGTCGTCCGAATCGGGCGTACAAGTTCCTGCCGAAGATCACCGCCGCGCCGCGCGTCGACGCCTGTCAGACGAGCGTGGGGCAGTGGGGCGACGCGGAGAACCCCAGCAACGACTATGACGGGGGACACCTCATCGGCTCGCAGCTCGGGGGCTGGGGGGGCCGGGCGAACCTGGTGCCCCAGGATGTCAACTTCAACCGTGGCAACTGGGCTCAGCTCGAGAACAAGATGGCCACGTGCGGGGGCCTGCCGAGCAGCCGGCTGCGCTACTACATCGGTGCGAACTACCCGAATTCCACCGCGCTCATCCCCAACAACCTGACGATGGAGATCAAGAACCAGTCCACGGGGAGCACCGTGTCCATGTCCTTCTCGAACGTGGACCTCGGCGGCTCGAACGGGACGAGCGAGCGGACCCGTGGCGTCAACTGGCTGTCCAGCCAGGGCTGCAACTGA
- a CDS encoding threonine/serine ThrE exporter family protein, whose amino-acid sequence MRDTAAPSPPADEDRAVAFLLDLARALHLAYLPAHVLEALMKGAARGLGLRLELFTLQSFVATEITSGARRRVDIERLPFNPHWNLRRTSGVLLLTRAVAAGRLTLPEARAELDRVVQQPSAYPHWLVFLAYGVYSAVVGARVGGAWREMAVAGLIGVVAGVIHYGTLKSMRIDLQKSFLAAFLGTLLVCVLSLLLPPFDLAKALFGGATLLIPAMVVTLGADELVSESVEAGMTRLTYGLLRFLLVGVGITAAARLWSFFLPLPAHLPAHAMPEPVVLALVALGGVALTVCMGGRQRELPWIVGAVLLAFGTQELTKLFVGGRGSPLVSAFVLGVAGLLYARLPGRTATTIIMPGLLQLAPGFIGTQVILALLHPRASSSGDSFFELLLVSGQLVMGLVFASAVVQPRVPTPAGEAPA is encoded by the coding sequence ATGCGTGACACCGCCGCTCCCTCGCCCCCGGCCGACGAGGACCGGGCCGTGGCCTTCCTGCTCGACCTCGCGCGGGCACTCCACCTCGCCTACCTGCCCGCCCACGTGCTCGAGGCCCTCATGAAGGGGGCCGCGCGAGGCCTGGGCCTGCGCCTGGAGCTGTTCACGCTGCAGAGCTTCGTGGCGACGGAGATCACCTCGGGAGCACGGCGGCGGGTGGACATCGAGCGCCTGCCCTTCAACCCCCACTGGAACCTGCGTCGGACGTCCGGCGTGCTCCTGCTCACCCGCGCGGTGGCGGCGGGACGGCTCACGCTCCCGGAGGCGCGCGCCGAGCTGGACCGCGTCGTCCAGCAGCCCTCGGCATACCCGCACTGGCTCGTGTTCCTCGCCTATGGCGTGTACAGCGCCGTCGTCGGCGCCCGCGTGGGCGGAGCGTGGCGGGAGATGGCCGTGGCGGGCCTCATCGGCGTCGTGGCGGGCGTCATCCATTACGGCACGCTCAAGTCGATGCGCATCGACCTGCAGAAGAGCTTCCTCGCCGCGTTCCTGGGGACGCTGCTGGTCTGTGTCCTCTCCCTGCTGCTGCCGCCCTTCGACCTGGCCAAGGCCCTCTTCGGCGGGGCGACGCTGCTCATCCCCGCCATGGTGGTGACGCTGGGGGCCGACGAGCTGGTCAGCGAGTCCGTCGAGGCGGGGATGACGCGCCTCACCTACGGGCTGCTGCGCTTCCTGCTGGTGGGCGTGGGCATCACCGCCGCAGCCCGGCTCTGGAGCTTCTTCCTCCCGCTTCCCGCCCACCTCCCGGCCCATGCGATGCCCGAGCCCGTGGTGCTGGCCCTGGTCGCGCTGGGTGGCGTGGCGCTGACGGTCTGCATGGGCGGCCGGCAGCGCGAGCTGCCGTGGATTGTGGGCGCCGTGCTGCTGGCCTTCGGAACCCAGGAGCTGACGAAGCTCTTCGTCGGAGGACGCGGCAGCCCGCTCGTGTCCGCCTTCGTGCTGGGCGTCGCCGGGCTCCTGTATGCCCGGCTCCCGGGGAGGACCGCGACGACCATCATCATGCCCGGGCTGCTCCAGCTCGCTCCCGGCTTCATCGGCACCCAGGTCATCCTGGCGCTGCTCCATCCGAGGGCCTCCTCCTCCGGAGACAGCTTCTTCGAACTGCTCCTGGTGTCGGGGCAGCTCGTGATGGGCCTGGTGTTCGCCTCCGCCGTCGTCCAGCCCCGCGTCCCGACGCCTGCGGGGGAGGCGCCGGCGTGA
- a CDS encoding formylglycine-generating enzyme family protein — protein sequence MSTDMSSEAMKLEPEPSPTPEPPPGEAPFPDMTWVPGGTYWMGSDRHYPEEAPAHQVTVTGFWMDRFTVTNMQYARFVDATRYVTVAERPLNPADYPGALPELLVPGSLVFQKAIGRVDLRDYSRWWAYVPGACWRHPEGPGSNLKGRGKHPVVQIAFEDAEAYAVWAGKALPSEAEWERAARGGLDRQEYCWGDEFTPGGKHLANTWQGEFPWQNLREDGHEGTCAVGSFPPNGFGLHEMAGNVWEWTTDWFQARHTGNKGKACCIPVNPRGPAGADGSKDPGMPRVNIPRRVLKGGSHLCAPNYCLRYRPAARSPQAVESGASHIGFRCIVRPAAR from the coding sequence ATGAGCACGGACATGAGCAGCGAGGCCATGAAGCTGGAGCCGGAGCCCTCCCCGACTCCCGAGCCCCCGCCGGGCGAGGCGCCCTTCCCGGACATGACGTGGGTCCCGGGCGGGACGTACTGGATGGGCTCGGACCGCCACTATCCCGAAGAGGCGCCCGCGCACCAGGTGACGGTCACCGGCTTCTGGATGGACCGCTTCACGGTGACGAACATGCAGTACGCCCGCTTCGTGGATGCCACGCGCTATGTCACCGTGGCCGAGCGCCCGCTGAATCCCGCGGACTACCCGGGCGCGCTCCCGGAGCTGCTGGTGCCCGGCTCGCTCGTCTTCCAGAAGGCCATCGGGCGCGTCGACCTGCGGGACTACTCCCGCTGGTGGGCGTACGTGCCAGGCGCGTGCTGGCGGCACCCGGAGGGGCCCGGCAGCAACCTCAAGGGGCGCGGCAAGCACCCCGTGGTGCAAATCGCCTTCGAGGACGCGGAGGCCTACGCCGTCTGGGCCGGCAAGGCACTGCCCTCGGAGGCCGAGTGGGAGCGCGCCGCGCGCGGCGGGCTGGACCGCCAGGAATACTGTTGGGGGGACGAATTCACGCCCGGCGGCAAGCACCTGGCCAACACCTGGCAGGGAGAGTTCCCCTGGCAGAACCTGCGCGAGGACGGCCACGAGGGCACCTGTGCCGTGGGCAGCTTCCCGCCCAACGGCTTCGGCCTGCACGAGATGGCCGGCAACGTGTGGGAGTGGACCACGGACTGGTTCCAGGCGCGCCACACGGGCAACAAGGGCAAGGCCTGCTGCATCCCCGTCAACCCGCGCGGGCCCGCCGGGGCGGACGGCAGCAAGGACCCCGGCATGCCCCGGGTGAACATCCCCCGCCGCGTGCTCAAGGGCGGCAGCCACCTGTGCGCGCCCAACTACTGCCTGCGCTACCGCCCCGCGGCGCGCTCGCCCCAGGCCGTGGAGAGCGGCGCCAGCCACATCGGCTTCCGCTGCATCGTGCGCCCCGCGGCGCGCTGA